Within Cyprinus carpio isolate SPL01 chromosome A7, ASM1834038v1, whole genome shotgun sequence, the genomic segment ACTAAATAGCAATCTGTGCCTACATGAGAATAATTTATTGGAATGTGTTAAAACATACGCACGTTGGGATGTCAGGAACTATGTGATGATGTAATTACGCCATGACATTAAACAATCTTTTTGAACTGATTATTTGCAACGTACTCATTAATATGATCTGTCTGCTCATGTCTCTttagtgtgcaggtgtgtgtttatAACAAAGCAAACACACTTTTGCATTTCACTGTGCCGCTTCTGCATTGTTGTAAGCATGTGCtagacaaacatgtttttttcaattcaattcagttcaagtttatttgtatagcgctttttacgatacaaatcattgcaaagcaactttacagaaaattaagtttctacaatatttagttgtAGCTTATcagtcagtttatgtgcatacggcagaaatgtttggaaaaatcaattaaagacgtaaacaaacagacgattaacattattaacagcaattatgcaatcaaacttatagcaaaatgtggtagttctgtatgttgtttcaggatgTTTGAGATGTGCATGGCCACGCTTTAATTACAATGTGGgaacaatttttaattatatgtgtttatataaatatattttatctgcatgtcatgtgctGGAAATTAgcttttccatagtttttttttaatgcaaacatgTATTAGACAGACTTTGAGTCTtgtgtcttttgcagtgtcttGCACATGACATGCTGTTCTATAGAAGGTGGAGCTCTAGTAAAAAgaagttaaacttaaaaaaaaaaaaaaaatgcatgtaagtCTTGGGGTTTTCTGTTCCACTGCCCTGCATCTCATTGCTTTTTTGtgcaaaaagcaaaataagaataaaaaatagtcaCCCCAGACTGTATGAAGTTTAATCCCGCTCTTTCTCCCTCTTCATCCTCTCTCCAGACTGGTGCAGAAGGCTGAGCTCACTCGGTTGTCCCACACGTTCCTCCATGTTCCTCAGCTGCACTGGATCGTGGTGGAGGACTCTCCTCAGCCGACTCTGCTCGTCACAGATTTCCTGGCTGCATCTGGCTTGACCTACACCCATCTACACAAGCTGACCCCCAAAGACAGGAAGCTGCAGGAGGGTGATCCCAGCTGGCTGAAGCCCCGGGGTGCTGAGCAGAGGAACGAGGGTCTGCGCTGGCTCAGGGAGATGGGAGCTGCTGCTGAGGGAAAGGAAGCGGCTGCCCTTGAGGAGGCTGTGGTGTACTTTGCTGATGATGACAATACATACAGCCTGCAGCTTTTTGAAGAGGTAAGGTGTTTTAGTGGTTAAatatactctaccattcaaatgtttagtgctggtaagatttttttttttaatgtttctgaaaaaaaagagtctcttgctcaacaaggctgcatttaattgatcaaaaatacagtaatattgtgaaatattgttttattggttgtgaaattgtgaatatattttaaaatgtaatttattcctttgatgttttcagcagctattattcaagtcttcagtgtcccatgatccttcaggaatgattctaatatactgatttcttattattatcagtgttgaaaccagttgtgctgtctggtatttttgtgtaaaccattttttcaggattctttgctgaatataaagttcaaaagaacagcatttatttgaaatattaaacttttgtaacagtattactgtcactttttatttatctgatgcatacttgctgaataatagtattaatttctttaaaactttcccaaacttttgaatgcttgTGTATTAGTCAGATGTTTGGACACAGGTGAATGAATTCACGTTTCTCATAATTTTCTTGCTCAAAAGGCTTAATTGTTTTGGTTTGATGACTAAAATTAGAAAAATCTGTATCTGTGAAAGCTGTTTCTACAAATGATTTCctttacaatgtaattttttgaaaaaatttattaACTTAATAATTAACTGAAATTGTTTTATCACTACATAATTTCTATACCTCAAATTGGTATTTTTTCTAATTCTGTTTTTCTGATATGTAGAAAATGGtactaataaaatgtttcttgctAGATTTAAATGCTAAACTTACACAGATGTTAAAGTTTGTAGCAAACCGTCACGCATTGTTTTGGAGAACTGCAGTGAAAACTGAACATGAGATCATTTTGAGTCATTCCATGGGAGTTCACTGGTTAAACCTCCAGGTGGAGCTGTGCTGCAGGTGTATTGAAGAGTAACAGATGTGTCAGATGTTCTCTTTTGGAGATGTAATCAAACTAACCCTTCTCAAATCAGTGTTGAGTCTGTGAGTAGTCTTTGTGTATGGACATATGAACAGAAGGTCTACTGAAATGTTTCTATGTCAttatctgacacttttttttccattcacatTCTCCTTCCCTTCACCCTCAGATGCGGTACACATATCGTGTCTCTGTGTGGCCTGTGGGTCTGGTGGGCGGGATGAAGTTTGAGCGGCCCGTGGTGGAGGATGGGAAGGTTGTGCGTTTCCACACTGGCTGGCGTCCCAACCGCCCGTTCCCCATCGACATGGCTGGTTTTGCAGTGTCCCTGAGGTTGATACTGACCAGTCCCCAAGCACGATTTGACGGTGATGCTCAGATGGGCTTCCTGGAAAGTAGCTTCCTTCAGCATCTGGTTACTATGGACGAACTTGAACCCAAAGCAGACCTGTGCACTAAGGTAGCTCCTTTGTTCTGTTTCTAGTGTTTGGTGATTAACCAGCTTTTCTGCATATTAAGATAATTCACCATGACCTTGAACCTCATATTTTTGTGAGGTTTCAGTTTATTAAGccttataaatatacatttgtttgcaTTGTCATGCAGGAACAAGAAATACTTTTGTTCAACAGAGATTGTGATTGAACGGTTCTccataaatgtcattatattattttgaccacatattattttctgttatttaagcaaaagaatatcagagaatgtttttttgtatgttcatGTTGTGTATATTTAGTGTTCATTTAGAATGATAAAGGCCTAGTTTAATTGTAAGTTCagtttgctatttaaaaaaaaaatatatatataaatagtttacatttatttttatttctatttcagtcTTAGTTTTTATATccgttttagttttaattcagttagtaagttcaatttaaacttatttccgTTAGTTGACATGACAACATTTACAATTTTcacttaatgtatttatttagattagtttttttttttattgcaattaacaaaaatgtttttaaacagttttagttCACAATATGGCTATGGCAGATAGGAGGAAATCCCCTTTTGTTGGAAGCAGGGTTGtgtgcattaaagggttagttcaccccaaaatgaaaatgatgtcattaattaaacacaaacaaatatatccAAAACCAAAACAACTTCCATcatcttaacaaaaaaaaataaaatattgatgaaATCAGAaagctatctgaccctccatagacagcaacacaactgaaatgttcccaggtccagaaacgtagtaaatatatcagtaaaacagtccatgttacatcagtggctcaacttcagttttgcgatgttacgagaatactttttttttttgtgcaaagaaaacaaaagtaacaatTTACTCAACCCTTCTTCTCCCACGAGTTAcgtcttccaccattttggagagtacccaagaacgTATTGgatgtaatcagcgttgtttatgtTGGGGGGAAAAGCGGGTGCATCAATATAATCTGCGTAATAAGTGTGGTTTACGCATAGGGGAATGGGTGCGTGTGCATTGtaatactctctaaaatggcagaagacgtaactcgggggagaagaatggttgagtgttattttgaagaagaaaaaaagtattctcgtaacatcgcaaaactgaagttgagccactgatgtcacatggactgttttaccgatatatttactacgtttctggacttgggaacatttcagttgtgttgctgtctatggagggtcagatagctttcagatttcatctaaaatatcttaatttgtgttccgaagattaacaaaggtcttacaggtttggaacgacatgagagtgagtaattaatgacagaattttcattttggggtgaactaaccctttaacattaaacaaattaacaatgctttttaaattccaattcgATTTCTGAATGCCATGACCTATTTCTCTGAACTGTTATTCAGTAAATTCCATTTCAAATTCCTGTGTGgacaattcattttaaattccaCTTCATGAACTGAAAGGAAGCCACTtgttaaattcttaattttgccTAACcttttttggaatgacatgagggtgagtaaacgatgacctTTCTTTGGgtcatttattcctttattcACTATCGCAATGATCTTCCTCTTGCTCAGGTGCTGGTGTGGCACACCCGAACTGAGAAGCCAAAGATGAAAAGGGAAGACGCTTTGCAGAAGCAAGGGTTGGGTTCAGATCCGGATGTGGAGGTGTGAGCACCACCTCCTCAGAACATGCCTGAACTTCACCAAACATCCACACTTCCACTGGCCAAAAAGATTCTCTCATTTATATGGCATGAGGCAAAATTTTAATGTACAAAAGACACTCTGAAAGTGTGATTTCTGGGCCACACACCAAAGACATGAGGAAAGGAAAGGATGAATGCAGGGATAAAAATTGCAAGAGACAGAAGTAAAGGAACCTGCAGCCTAAAAGAAAATGGATTTCTATAAATCATCATGCATTCCATAAACCATCCTTATCATTGGTACACTTGAACAGTATTTAAAGAGAATTTTAGATATTGTTTCAATCAGTAAGatgtatttatagatatatatttatatgtatatatagattagAAACGTATAGGGTGTATAGGGTGAGGATTGcttggaatatatatttataactcaTTATGTCTATGCTGTCCTTCAGTCTGGTGTACTTGTCTTATGTCTTCACATAAAGTCTAAgacaatttgtttttttccttcactGATAAACGGAGGATTTTAAATAGGTCAGATATGGTTTCTATTTATGCCAATAACAATCTTTGTTGAATCTCAATGGTGTGCTTATCTGTAATCCAGTGGCATGTTGTGTACGTGGCACTGGTAAAGCTTCAGGTGACAGAGTGTAAAGTACAGATTATGTTACTTATAGAATTCTTTTGCACATCATCATACTGGTGGTGATGTAGAAATGTAGAAAGCACAAGAACGTAGCGGACAAGTTCGGTTTTATCACAGTTTGTGCTGggaaagttttctattttattgctTTAGAAATCTACATGTTTTACTGAATCCAAATGTTAAGAACATAAGGATGTAGAGATATCAAGCAGGAAGAGTTGGCTCTGTGCCAGTTCAAGTTAAGGTGAAGTGGCAACAACTCAGAAGTTGTTTATGCAAAGTGCAAAAGTcagaaaattagattttgaacAATAACTTGTAAACTACTAAAGACAGATGAGGTTGTTAGTCTTGAAGTTTTTATATGCTTTCAATGAAGCCAtcagcagtatatatatatatacggtggaattactggtaaaaaaatacattacccatgattctgcaaagaaatctcaACCAGTCAGAGAATCGCAACATGCTAATATTGCCTACATAATAGAGTCAGTCTGCCTATGATTTCaaactacttaaatatttgtgtattatatgtacattttgtaaataaccaacatcttcctgtagctcaaacttTAGAACATGGTGCTAGCAATGCCAAGTATTAAAATTCCCAGGGGAAGCAAGAATTGATTTGAATtcaatgcaagttgctttggataaaaatgtctgccaaATATATTTCTCTGCCAAAATATCTCTCCATTTTTCCATTATTAAAGCTGTTAAGTACTCAGTTTTGtgccattgtttttatttatttatttttttgggatgattttcaatactttttgcTTCAGATAAATTTGTAAGGCTGCGATTCATCACGTAGCtgaacttaaaacttaaaaaataaactttttaaaatcccTATATGGGAAAAAATGTGGACAGGCACTGTTGCActcatttggaatgacatgaagagtATATATCCATAAGGCATATAGACAAAACTTAAAATCTTTCAGAATTTAcaaacaaggctttgtcaagccaacattcaaAGTTTGTTTTAACTATTAAGTCTACTTTCatatatgtaaaattacattttcagttctGCAATCCGTTTGCTACTGCAGTTAAAATTCAATTCGAATTCTGGCATcgaaacagaattttaaaaagcattaattcATTTTTCTCAGGTATTTCTGCATGGCATGCAGGTCTAATTTGGAGCTATCCTGAACAGACAATTTCATCCTTTTTTACTAAGCTGATCTTTCACCATCTATGAATATGATGCCATGTGAGCACAAGGAATGAACAACCAGACAGTAAAGTCCCTCCTCAAAATGACTTGATAGTACTGCAGCATCCTGTGTCCTTTTAACCACACACATATAGGAAATCACAGCTGTGAGACAGCGGGGAGGGCCGTCGCCATTGGGCAATTACCTTAACTTttcttcagacattttttttttagtctagaaGTTGTTTCATAAGGTTAGACAATGCTTCAAATGACTACTGatgtttaaactattttaaagaaaacatgagAACTGAATACAGATGAGTCCGACATACAATTACGTGCACTTTCTTAAGTATTACCCTGTATAGCAGACAGTCTCAAAGGCCACACCTAATGTTTCCAGGTGTTTATTGCAATCTTTCTCTTTCCATCACTGTCACTTTGGTATTTTGAGACCCCTATTTTACCCTCTTTATGTATTCCAACATCAGTTTGAGGgggaaaaatatgtaaaacagtaTTCCTTTTTGGAAGTGGAATCCCTCCCAGTGCATCATGTTTCCACCCAGTGAATAATCCCCAAAACACATTTAAGAGTCCTGCGCAGGTGAGTCATTTAGCAACACTTACAACAACTTTACAACTTGTGCAGTAAACTTCTCTTCTTCATTGAATTAAATTACACAGAAACCGAGAGGGGGAGGTATTACTGTGCTTGAATGACGACAGGTTCAGACGGTGTGACGATTGTGTGTGTCAGAGTAAGGTGAGTTGGGCCAAGAACACAGAGAGCGAGTAAGAACAGAGTCACGCGAAAACAGCCAGCAGGTAAGTCAGACTACAGTGctcttgcttttgtttttatgtcttatatttatgtttatttttattaatccatttttctgtaatttatatttttgcttgcatgttcttttttttctttaaatgtatgaatatttttaaGCTTATTATGAAGCAAACTTGAGATTCTGAAATGATAGTTTACACACAAAATAagacactttatttatatagtaatattggaagcatagttttttttatgtgtaaattatcatttacaACACCAAGTTATATATACTCCCATGATTAACTCTAAACACTGAAGTTAgtcaattcttttattttttaaccacaaaaCTTTATAACACTTTCCAACCAGAACTACAGCTTGTAATATGAGAAAACTATACACCATCAACACTGACCTAACATTTCCAAAGAGCTGAAATCGACAGCAgagcatttaaattaaaatattttctcattataTCATGCATCATAATATCTTAAAAACTAAGTTCCCATACTGTATATGTAAGTTATGGgctttactaaaatatttatgtgataaaattagggctgtcaaatgattaatcacgattaatcacatccaaaataaaagttttgtttacataatatatgtatgtgtacagggtatatttatgatgtatatataaatacacacacataaattatatatttagaaaatatttacatgtatatacatttatatatttatattcttatatttttatattatatataaatatatttaatatataaacataacatattcttcttaaatatatacatgcatgtgtgtgtatttatatatacataataaatatatacagtatacacacatatattatgtaaacaaaaatttaatataaaattatataaatctaaaataaacacataacatacatataaaaaaaataagtatagcTCTTAATTTCATGGTCCATTTCATTTGGAGTtcagcatttaaattaaaatattttctcattataTCATGCATCATAATATCTTAAAAACTAAGTTCCCATACTGTATATGTAAGTTACGGgctttactaaaatatttatgtgATAAAATATAAGTATAGCTCTTAATTTCATGCATGGTCCATTTCATTTGGAGTTCagctttttgtaaaatatttgaaaagtccAGCTTAATGAACGTcctaatatgaataatataaaaagcgtGCAATAATGGCTGTTTAAGCCTCTGCGCTGTATGACATATTTATGAGTGATTTTGAGTCACAGTCATCTGTCTTGGCACCAGCTGCAATTCCAGCATGACCAACTGGAGTCAAAGTCAAT encodes:
- the LOC109044808 gene encoding galactosylgalactosylxylosylprotein 3-beta-glucuronosyltransferase 3-like; protein product: MRMRLKLKTLFVLYFTVSLLGLIYALMQLGQRCDCRGHDMSKDQQISQLRGELQKLQEHIKTELSKKTDVPKIYVITPTYARLVQKAELTRLSHTFLHVPQLHWIVVEDSPQPTLLVTDFLAASGLTYTHLHKLTPKDRKLQEGDPSWLKPRGAEQRNEGLRWLREMGAAAEGKEAAALEEAVVYFADDDNTYSLQLFEEMRYTYRVSVWPVGLVGGMKFERPVVEDGKVVRFHTGWRPNRPFPIDMAGFAVSLRLILTSPQARFDGDAQMGFLESSFLQHLVTMDELEPKADLCTKVLVWHTRTEKPKMKREDALQKQGLGSDPDVEV